From the Lysobacter soyae genome, the window CGGTGAATAAAACCCCATCGGCTGCGCGTTCAACAAGGCACAGGCGAACGCCGCCGGCTCATGGCGTTTCAACCAACAACTGGCATAGACCAATTTCGCGAAAGAGGCCGCATGGCTTTGCGGAAACCCATAGGAACCGAAGCCCTTGATCTGCTCGAAAATCTGTTCGATAAAAACATCGTCGTAACCCTGCGCACGCATCAAATCACGGATGCGCAAACGATGCGGTTCCATGTCACCGCCGCGCCGCCATGCCGCCATCGAACGGCGCAGATTGTCGGCCTCGCAGGGGGAATACCCGGCATGCATCACCAGCTCCATCACTTGCTCTTGGAACAGCGGCACGCCGAGCGTCTGCTTCAAGATCGCCTCCACCCCCTTCGATGGATAGGTCGGCACTTCACGCCCCATGCGCCGGCGCAAATAGGGATGCACCATGCCGCCTTGAATCGGCCCCGGTCGCACGATTGCGACCTGCACCACCAAGTCGTAGAAGGTGGCCGGTTTCAAGCGCGGCAACATACTCATTTGCGCGCGTGATTCGATCTGGAACACACCGATGGTGTCGGCCCGCTGCGCCATGGCATAGGTCTGCGGATCTTCGCGCGGAATCGTCGCCAGCGACAGCGAACGCCCGCGATGCCGCGCGCACAAATCGAAGGCCTTGCGAATGCAGGTGAGCATGCCGAGCGCGAGGCAATCCACCTTCAGCAAACCCATGGTGTTCAAGTCGTCCTTGTCCCACTGGATGATGGTGCGATCGGCCATCGCAGCGTTCTCCACCGGAACCACCGTGGAGAGCGAAGCCTCCGAGATCACGAAACCGCCCACATGCTGCGACAGATGGCGCGGGTGGCCTTTCAACGCCGCGGTCATGCGCACGATGCGTTGAATCAAAGGACTGCCGGGATCGAAGCCCGCCTCGCGCAGTCGATCGTCCATCGGCGTATCGGTGCGTCCCCAACCATGGCAGCCCGACAAACGGCTGCACTGTTCTTCCGGCAAACCGAAGGCGCGTGCCACATCGCGCACCGCACTGCGGCCGCGATAACAAATCACTGTGGCCGCCAAAGCCGCACGGTCACGCCCGTATTTGTTGTAGATGTACTGCAGCACTTCCTCGCGGCGCTCGTGCTCGAAGTCCACGTCGATGTCGGGCGGCTCGTCGCGCGCCTTGGACAAAAACCGCGCCATCAACAAACGCGTCTCGACCGGATTCACCGCAGTAATGCCAAGCGCGTAACACACCGCCGAGTTGGCCGAGGAGCCACGCCCTTGGCAGAGGATGCCGCGACTTTCGGCAAAGCGCACGATGTCGGCAACCGTGAGGAAGAACGGCTCATAGGCCAACTCGGCAATCAAGGCGAGCTCGGCCTCGATCGTGTCACGCACGGCCGTCGGCACACCCTCGGGCCAGCGTCTCCGCATCCCGGCTTCGGTCAAACGACGCAAATGCGACGTCGCCGTTTCCCCCTCAGGAACCAATTCGCGCGGATAGGCATAACGAATGTCGCGTTTCAGATCGAACACGCAGCGCGCCGCCAGATCGACCGTGGCCTGCAGCAACTTCGGCGGATAAATGTTGCCGAGTGCCCGCCGGCTGCGCAGATGGCGTTCGCCATTGCGGAACAGATGCGCCCCGCATTCGTCCAAAGATTGGCCGACACGAATAGCGGTGACCACATCCTGCAAGGCGCGATCGCTGCGCAGTGCCATGTGCACATCACCGCAGGCAACGGCGGTGAGCCCCAAACGCACCGACACCCCCAGCAGTTGCACCAGACGCGCATGATCGTCGCGGTCGCGATGCAGTTCGATCGCGATATACGCATCCGGGCCGAACACCTTGCGCAGCCAGGTGCCTTCGGTCGGCAACGCCTGCAAAGACGGCAACCACAGTGCAAATACGCCGCTGTCGGGCTGGCCCTCGAACAGCTTTTCCACATCGGCACGATGCAAAAGGTAACTGCCCTTTGTGCCGGCACGTCGCCCTTGCGTGATCAAGGCACACAACCGCGCATAGCCCTGTGCATCACGCACCAAAAGAACGAAACGCAGGCCGCACTGCAACGCGAACTGCGCACCGGTAATCAAGCGCACGCCGGTGGCCTGCGATGCCTCCCAAGCGCGCACGATGCCGGACAGGCTGCATTCGTCGGTGATGGCCAAGGCTTGGTAACCACACTGCTGCGCGCGTTCAAACAAAGCCTGCGCCGACGACACCCCGCGTAAAAAGCTGAAGTCGGAGAGGCAATGCAGTTCCGCATACTCGGGCAAGGTTTGCGGCTGCGCCTCGGGCTCAAGCAAACCAGCCATGCAGCATCCAGTGGGCTTGTTCACCCGGCACCGTAAACGCCCAGGCCCGCTGACCCATACGCGTTTCCAGCACGTAGTAATCCCGGCGCGCGTCTTCCCCGTCCCACCAACCACTTTCAAGCCGTTCGGGACCGGAAAGAATGCGCGGATTCGATTCACGCAGCGGGATCGGCCGCTGTAACAACCACAAAGGTCGGGGTGGCCGCGGCGGCGCTTTTTTCATGCAGGCGGCGTCTTGTACGCCTTGCACCCGCATCCACGCCCGCTCCGGCCGCGGATCATCCGCCGCTGCCAAACGATGCACCGCCGTGTCTCCCAGCCTGGCACGCAAACGCTCACGCAATTGCGGCCACGGCATGGTGCAACTGTTTTTCAGATCAAACAAATCCCGCACGCTCGGCGTGAATGCCGGCAATTCACGGGCGATAAGACGCAGCCCCACCACGGGCGCGGGAATACGCACCCGCTCCAAACGACTCTTGGCGATATCGAACAACATCGACGCTTCGCGCTCGGCGGTGATCAAACCGACTTGCATATCGGTATGCCGCCCCTGCCCTTCGTGCTCCAGCCGCAACAGGAAGTGCTGCACACCACCATCGCGAATGGACAGATGCACCGCGAGATCTTGAATAAGCCGACGCATCGGAAACAACAATGCCTGCTGCGCACTCACTTCATAGTCGAGCTCGACCCGCGCATCGAAATGATCAGGCGGCGCATACAAAGGCAGAGACTCGAACGCTTGCCCGCGCATCTTCGCCAACAACTCCGGCACTTCCGAGCCCACCCGTCGACGCAAGCCATCGGCCGGCAACGCCATGACCTGGCCCAACTTACGGATACCCGTCTGTTTCAAACGCTCGGCGGTTTTATCAGGCAAACCCGCACATTCCACCGGTACTTGATTCAACGCACGCAGCATCACGTCTTCATCGGGCACTGCGAAACCGTCTTGCAATTGTGCGAACACATGCGCCGCGCGCGCCACCGGCGCCATCGCAATGCGGTGCTCGAAACCCAATTCCGACAACTCGCTGCGCAGCCGCGATTCGATCACCGGCCACGGCCCGAACAATTGGAAACTCGCTTTCACTTCCAGCACGATGGCATTCGGCCACAGCGTGCTGACCTGTGAACTATGCCGATACGCCCATGCCGCCAAAAACTGCTGCCACTTGGATTCGCTGGCGGCGTCGTAGGGCACGCATTTCAAGTCGGGCAAAATCGCCTGCGCAGTGGCCAGACGCATGCCGGCGGCAATGCCCCCCGCTTCCGCCACGGCATTCACCGAATGGATGAGCCGCGATTGCGCATGCCCCTCCACCAATGCCACGGGCAAGGTCGGGTCTGGTACTTGCCGCAACACCGCGTCGAGTGCCAGCCGGGGAAGATGGATGCAGGCCCACAACATGGTTCAACTCAACACTGCACCACAGCCTGGGGCGCGGCTGCGCCTTTGCATTTGCGCACCGCCCAGACATGGGGTGCCACGCATTCCAAACGCAGTGCCGCCGGTGAGGGATTTTGCAGATGCTTGCGATCGCGCAAGGCAAAGCCCATGCAGGCACCGCTGTCAGCCGCCACCTGCAGACGACGCAAAGACGCCATGTCGGCGGCCTGCGGCCAACCCACCACCACTTGGCAGCAGCCGCTGCGCAAGGTCTGCTCGAACGCCCACAAGGCATGCTTGGCATCGGCCTCAATGAGATGCAGATGCTTCAAATCGACGCCCATGGCCTGCCATGCCGGTGCATACGGCACATAGGGCGGCGCCACCAAGGCCACCTCGCCCCCTGCGCGCGTCACCCGTGCCACCAACGGCGCCAGCAACGACAATTCACCCACGCCGTCGCCGGGTAATAACAACTCGCTCAGGGCGTTGCGTGGCCAGCCGCCTTGCGGCAAAACAGCGTCAAGCGCGGCAAAGCCCGTGCCTTCGCCTTCGGGTCCGGGCAGTTGCTGCTGCCCGGCATGCCAAACGCGGCGGTCGGCCAACAGTTCGGGAATGGAAGCCAACTGTGCCATGGCTTACTCCGGCCGCACCAAACCGCAATACAGGCCTTCGATGGCGAAATCGCTGCCCGGCGGAATCTCAATCGGCGGGTAATCCGGATTGCGCGGTAACAAACGGATATGGTCGACACTGCGCTCGAGCCGCTTGATGGTGATCTCGCCATCAATCCGCGCCACCACCACTTGGCCATTGCGTGCATCACTGGCGCGGCGCACCGCCACCAAATCGCCTTCGAAGATACCGTCATCGCGCATCGAATCGCCCTGCACCCGCAGCAGGTAATCCGGTGCTTGCGAGAACAACGCACGATCAAGCAACACATGCCGGTGCACATCGGCATCCGCACCGATGGGTGCGCCCGCGGCCACGCGCCCGAGCACCGGCAAATGCAAGCGGTCTTCGCGCACCTTCAGACGCGACGGTGTGCGCCGGGTTTTGGACAGGCGAATGCCCCGCGCTTCGTTGGCACGCACTTCCAGATAGCCTTGCGCCTGCAAACGCTTCACGTGTTTGTGCGCGGCGCAGGCCTGGGCGAAACCGAAGGCATCGGCAATCTGCTGCAGGCTGGGCGGCACGCCTTCGGTGTCGATATGGGCTTGGATCCAAGCCAAGACTTCACGTTGGCGGGGGGTGAGATCGGTGGTCATGAGTAAAAATCTATTTACCTCGAAAGGCGAATGCAAGGACTTTCCAGCACTCATTTGGGCACGGGAATATCTCAGAGGATGAGACGGTTTGAGATCAGAGACTTGCGGTCTGAAACTGAGAAATGACTGGATTCATGAAGAACCAAAGACGGCGGCGTTCAATCCCCACCGCGCGCAGACTTCGCGAAATTGAGCCCTTCGACGAATCATGCTAACCTTCACGCCCTGTTCGGCGACGGGTTTTCCGCTTCCTGCAACAGTCTATGGTGGCCCCGTCGGCCCCTCGCGACACTAACCTGAAAACCCCGCCAGGGCCGGAAGGCAGCAACGGTATCAGGTGACGTGGGTGCCGAGGATCGTTGGCGGGGCCATCACCTTTTTGCGCGTAGCCTGATGCATTCCATGCACACGCCCCTGAAGGACGCGCCATGAGCACCCAAATCTTCATCAATCTGCCCGTCGCCGACCTACCGAAATCGGTCGCGTTCTACGAAGCGCTGGGCTTCAAGCGCAATCCGCAGTTCAGTGACGACAGCGCCGCCTGCATCGTCATCAGTGACACCATCTACGTGATGCTGCTCGTGCACGCGCGGTTCAAGGATTTCACGCCGAAGGATGTATGCGATACGAGCCAATCGGTTGAAGTGCTGCTATCACTCAGCTGCGACAGCCGCGAACGCGTCGATGAGATGGTCGCCACCGCCCTCGCCCATGGCGGCACCACCTACGACAAGCCGGAAGACCTCGGCTTCATGTACTCGCACAGCTTCCTAGATCTCGATGGCCATGGCTGGGGTGTGTTGCATATGAGCGGTATGCCCGCGCAATAAAGCCGCAACTACCCGCCAGGCGCCGACAGCGCAATCACCTCGCCCTGTCGCGCCACGCGATGCCCGCGTGCCGCCAAGGCGTCCGCCTCTTCCACCGACGCATAGTGATACAGGACGCAACGCTTTTGCGTCTCCGGGTCATAAGCGGCTTCGAAGTCTTCCACGCCTGTGTGCGACGGATTGCCGTGCAACGCGCAGTCATGCGCGATCAATTCGCCTTGGTCGGCGAAGGCTTTGAGCATTTCCGGAATCGGACGCGTGTCGCCGGTCCAGACCAAACTGCCGGGCAAGCGCAAGCCATACGCGCTGTCGGGCCAATGATGGCGCACAGGAAACACTTGCAGGCGCACGCCTTCATGCCAGAAGGCATCACCCACCGGAATCAACTGGAACGCATCCCAGAAATTCGCCCCGCCTTCGGCCAAAACGTTCGGATAGTCGGCCACACGCTTGTGCAGCAAGGGCACGACGGTTACCGGGCAATACACGCGCACTTGCCCGCGACGCGCCGGATTGAAATAACTATCGACGAAAAACCGCTCGAAACCGCCGACATGATCCAAATGCGTGTGGGTGATGAACACCGCGAGCGGCATCTCGCCGTGCGTCTCCACAAAATGGGTCAAGCCTTCCGGCCCGCAATCGATGGTGAGCCACGGTGCGCCATCCTTCTCAATGGTGCACATTGCCGAACCCAGCGCCGGCCCGGCAGATGCATTGCCGACCCCATGCAAACGCAGTTGCCATTCACTCATCGGCTGGCCTCGCGATAGGCGCCTTGCACGGCGTCATTGACGGCAGCCGCCAACGCAACATCTTCACCACACACCTTTTGTACCGAGCGTGCAAATCGCGCCATGTTTTCCGCCTGCCAATCGTTGTCGCCTTTCAACCGGCGTTCGCTTTTGTCGAAGTCGATGAGGTGGCATAAGCCTTCGCCATCCACCAACACATTGTGCGCGTTCAAATCGGCGTGATGGATGCGCGCTTGATGGAAGCGCGCGATCAAAATCCCGATGCGCGACCACAAGCGCTCGGCGCGAGGCCCGTGCTCAAGCACCGAGGCAAACGTGCGCGTGTGCGGGATGGTGCCGACCAGAATCGCCGCACGATACACCATGCCCTTGCGCCAGTGAATCGACGCCACCGGCTCAGGCACCGGCAATTGCAGGGAACGCATCAAGGCCAACAGCGCGAGCTCGTTATGACTGCGAACACCGGCTTCACCGGACCAAAAATACGCATCACGCGAAATGCGTGCCATCTGACCGCCACGCAAATACTGCCGCAGCACCGCGCGACCGAAGGGCCCTTCCACAAACCATGCCGCGCCGCGTCCGCCCGAAGTGACCGGCTTCGCCGCCTCACCCCAATGCGACGCATCAAACCACGCCGGTTTAGGATGTCGTGCAAGACTAGGATTGAAGACAATGCGTCCCGCCCCTCGCGCATCGGCGAAGTCCAAGGACTGCAATGGCTGTGCTTCACCCATCATCCCCCCAGTTTAACAAGCCGGATACGTCATGCCTGTGGCACCCCCGAAAGAGATTTGTTTGCTTCGACTGTCCGCCTTGGGCGACGTCACGCATGTGTTGCCGCTACTCAACACACTGCAAACCGCGTGGCCGCAAACACGCATCACCTGGCTGATCGGGCGTGGCGAACAAAAGTTGCTCGAAGGGCTGCCCGGTGTCGACTTCGTGGTGTACGACAAGCAGTCGGGCTTCAAGGGTATGCGCGAGATCGGAAGGCAATTTCGCGAACGCTTGGGTGCAGGCCGCAAGTTCGATGTACTGCTGCAAATGCAAGTTGCAGCGCGGGCGAATCTGCTCTCGGCTTTCGTGCCGGCAAAGGTTCGCGTCGGCTACGACAAATCACGTTCGAAAGATTTGCACGGACTCTTTATCAATACACGTATTGAAGACCGCCCGGGCATCCATGTGCTGGATGCGATCGGCAGCTTTGTCGAACCGCTCGGCCTGCGACCGCTGCCGGTGCAGTGGAAGTTGCCGGTGCCGCCCGCCGCGTTTGAATGGGCCGCCAAACAATGGCCGGAAGACGGCCGTAAAGTGCTGGCCATCTCGCCGTGTTCGAGTCATGTCAAACGCAATTGGTTTGCCGAGCGCTATGCCGCGGTTGCCGACCACGCGAGGGCACGCGGTTGGCGTGTGATTCTGTGTGGCGGCCGCTCCGATCTCGAACGCCAGATGGGCGACGCCATTTTGGCGGCCATGCAAGGCGACGCATTGGATCTGATCGGCAAAGACACCTTGAAACAACTGCCGGCACTGCTCGCCCGTGCCGACTTGTTAATGACGCCCGACTCCGGCCCGATGCACATTGCCAACGCCATGGGCACCAAGGTGCTGGGCTTGCATGCCGCCAGCAACCCGAAACGCAGCGGGCCGTATTCGGACATCCGCTATTGCGTCGACCGCTACGACGATGCCGCGCGCAAATATTTGGGCAAACCGGCGGCCGAGCTCAAATGGGGGACCAAGATCGAGCATGAGGATGTCATGCAGCTGATCACGGTGGAAGACGGCATTGCCGCCTTCGAACGTTATGTGGCCGACGGCGCCCGATAGTCCTCATACGACTTCTCTTCGACATACGCCGAACCCAAGGCGAGGTTGATGTCTTTCTTGATCTTGGCGCGGGTGTCGTTTTCGAAATAGACGCTGCGGGCCAATTGGATGAATTCGTCATCAAAGGCCTGCGCCTTTTCCTTCAGACGGATGTCGTCCTCGATGACCCACAGTCGCTCGTTGACCGCCTTCAGATCGGCGCGCAAGGCGGCAATGTCCTGCTGGGACGCCGGATGGGCCGCCCAGGTGGCGTCCAGGGCCGTCAATTCATTGCGCACGTTGGCCAGCTTGGCGGCGTCGCTCATGCGCTCGGATTTGATTTGAAGGATGGCGATCTTGTCGAGCAATTCGCCGAAAGACACGGGCACTTGGATTTCAGACATGGGGGCTTCCTGCAATCGAAGGTCCCAGTGTACCCAAACCCCTCCCCGGACAGCCCCCACTCTTGCCGAAAACGCCGTGGCCGACTAAGATAGACGGCCATTCTGGAGAGGTGGCAGAGCGGTTGAATGTACCTGATTCGAAATCAGGCGTAGGTGTGAGCCTACCGGGGGTTCGAATCCCCCCCTCTCCGCCAGATGTACAGCAAGCCCCTGAGCAATCAGGGGCTTTGTTGTTTTCAGGCCGGATTAGACCCACTTCATCGGACCCAGGCGCAGTTCGTCGCCCCGATGCCCGCGTCAGCGACGCGCAGTGAAAGAATGGCTGCCGAACCCATTCGAGCTTCGCTCATGAACTCCTGCCGACGCGTACTGTTTACCTGCATCGTCTGCCTTGCCAGCCCGTTCGCCAACGCGGCCACCGCGGCCTGCGATCCATTGCCAGCTGCGCCGGCGCGTTTCGACGTTCAAGTACCTTTCGACGTCGTTGACGGGCGAATCTACATCGACGCGCAAGTCAACGGTCAAGGGCCATTTCGATTTGCCGTTGATACTGGTGCAAGTGATTTCGGCCGCGCGGATACGTCACTCGTCAAACGCCTCGGGCTGAAGCTCGATGCACAAGCACTCAACTCCGATGGATTGAACACGCGTGCCGTCGACACGACACATCTGACGTCGCTTCGCATCGGCCGACTCATGCGCACGAACCTTCAAGTCATCACGCGCGACTACAGCAGCAAGATGAAACCCGAGGCCGCGCTCTCGGGCATCATCGCGCGGGAATTTTTCGCCGACGGTTTGCTGATCATCGATTACCCGAACAAGCGTTTGTCCTTCAGCCGCTCGCTGTCGTTAAGGCCTGATTCGCCGGGCAGCTTGCCCTACACCAAGCCGTTCCGGGTGCCGGTTCGAATTGGCCAAGTCACGGTTGAAGGCAATCTCGACACCGGCGCGAATGTCGCGTTTGTCCTTCCGCAAACATTGTTCGAGCGCGTCGGCGGAAAAGACCCGGTGCGTGCTGAAGCAGGCACGCTTGCCAACACCAAAATCGACACCGCACGCGCGTCCTTGAAAGGCCCCTTCGTGCTCGGCAGGGTCCAACTGGAAAATCAAGAAGTTCGTGTGTCTGAAACCTACCCCGAGCTTCTGGTCGGTGCGCACGCACTGCAACACTTCAAAGTGTTGATTGACCAGCGTTCAAAGCGGGTTGCGGTGTGCGCGGCGGCACCTGGCCCCTGATTCCGCGTGTATCCTTCCCGGAAAGGGGCTATCAGGGGAAGCCATGCAACAGACCGCCGAATGCTGGAATTGCACGGCCACCATGACGCCGGACGACACCGTCTGTCCACGCTGCGGCCAAGCCCCCATCGATGACACGCCACCGCCGCCGACGCCGCGCGAGCGCGTGGCGAACTCGTTCAAACTGGCGCCGATCTGGGCAAAGCTGGCCGCTGCGCTCGTCGTCGCATTGCTGGTGTTGTATTTCTGGAACCCAAGCAAAGGCCACAAAACGAACATCGATCCACCGAAGGCCGACGCCAATGCGACACCGGCCGCGCCGGCAATACCGAAACGGGACGGTCGCGCGCCGGAAATCGTGAAAGCCGCCGGCCAAATCTGTTTGGTCGCGCGTGATGCAAAGTGGATCAGCGATTGCCAGATCACCGACATCAGCCAGGAAGTCGATGTGCGCGCACCGGTTTACACCGAAGAGGCGAAACGACTGTGCGATGACATTGCAACGCTGGTGCGTAGCAAGACCGGTGCATTCCAAGGCACCGACTGGACGCTGCGGGTCTTCAGCAATCAAACTCAAGGCTACGCATTGGCGCAGTGCAAATTGTCGACTTATTGAGGACGCACCTATGAAATTGCTGATTGCAAGTTTCGCCGCGGCATTGGCGGCGACCGCACTTCCCGCGGCAGCGTCCGACAAAATCACCTACGGCTGGTGCGAGGTGGAAATCCCCGCCGGCACCTATCAAATGTCCGCGTTACTGCAAGCACCCAGCGGGCCGAGCGATGCGATGGAACGTTTGATCGCCGCGGACATGGGCGCCGATCGCAGCGGCTCGTGTTGGGTGTTCTACGCCAGCCCGAGTGAGGCGGAAAGCTATTTGAAGCAACGTCAATATGTCATCACGACGCATGAAAACAAGCGTTTCAATCAGACGAAGTGGACGGGGCCTTACAGCATTAAAGGGGCTCCGCCGAAAGCGACGCCTGGGGCGCATTTGACGGTTGAGCCTGTTGAAAAGCCTGTGCCGCGGGCTACTGGTGGAGAGGTTTTGGGTGATTTGGAGAAGTTGCGCGCTGCGAATAAGCGAAAAACTGATGGGGTTAAGGCGGCGCCTATGAAACGGGGGCGTGCGCAGTAAGGAGCGCCTCATCCGCCCCTGCGGGGCACCTTCTCCATCGGGGATGGAGAAGGGATTACCAGGTCATTGAGACTAGGCAGGCGCGGCCTTCCAGTACCGGTGTGAAGAACCAGGTGTCGCGGCTCTTGCCGTCTGCCACTTGGGTGGAACCGGGGAATTCATCCACGGGTGTCAGTTCGGGCTTCGCGGCTTGCACCACTGCGCAGGTCTGCGGCGCCACATAAGACTCGGTGTACCGCATCGTACAGATGCCGCCCGGCAACGCATTGACCTCGAAATTCACATGCACGTTCGGTTTCCCCGGTCGGCGTACCACCATGTATCCACCCAGAGGCGATCCGTTCGGATCCTTGGCGGACACATTCACCCCATCCGCATGCTGCGCGCCGTTTTGCACCATGGTGGCGAACGCATTGGTCAAAGTCTTGCACTGGGTGAAACCGCGCTTGTCGATCAGCTCGCTCAAATCACCCGCCATACCCGGCATGGCCAGCGAAAACAAGCCCAATGTAACGCAGGTACGCACACCGCGTCGGATCCATTGCGTTCCTGCGTCAGTCATACGATTCCACCCTTGAGGTCACCATGCACGCCGGAGTCTTCCCCTCGACCGGTGTTAGCAACACCTGCACCGATGCGTCTTCATATAGGCGTGTGCCCTGCAAAATCATGCCGCGGTCGGCAAACTTCGGATTGCCGGCAGCCACTTCGGCACAGGTCTTCGGAATCACGCGATTCACGGTTTGCGATAGCGCGCATCGGCCGTTTTTCTGTGCAACAAAATTAAGCCCCACGTGCTCGACCCCCGTGGGCTTGTCGATCACCACCCACAAGAACCAAGACGAGTTCGCCCATTCTCCCGAGCGTTGAATGGAATGGAACGAATATTCACGGTCTCTGGTGACCAAACGTGCCACCTTGTCGACGTCGCCCGGACAGGCGGTGAAACCATCTTCTTTGGCCGCGGCCACGATGGCGTTTTCCTCTTCGCCGGCGCGCACCGGCCCGGCCAAAGCCAAGACCGCGAGTGCTGCCCCATAGACTGCTTTCATCGTGCTCCCCCTGTCTTCAAGACCGAGAATAGCGGTAATCAGGGGGTCAGAGGCACCCATGATGAAAAAGCCACTCCGATCCCCCAATTGGAGTGACATATAATCGTCAAACTTCAGTGCCACGGGCGTGCCCATGTTTTCACTTCAGACGATCTTCGGTTCCGGCAAACAGTTTTTTGACCTGTTGGACGAAGCGGCCGATGCCGCGCATGCAAGCACCAAAGCGCTGGTCGCCCTGTTGAAAGACCCGACGGCCGTGCCGTCGCTCGATGCCTTCAAACTTGCCCGCCAACGCGAGCGCATTGCTTCCGACAAAATCAACCACGCCTTGGTCGACAGCTTCATCACCCCGATCGAGCGCGAAGACATCGAATCCCTCGGTTCGGCGCTGTACAAGATTCCGAAGCAGGTCGAGCGGTTCGCCGACCGTTACGACCTCGCCCGCCACCATCTGGCCGATATCGATTTCGCACCGCGCGGCGTGATGCTTGAACAAGCCGCCGGCGTGGTGGTCGAGATGGTGCGCGAATTGCGTTCAATGCGCCTTGAAAAAATGAGCAAATTGAACGAGCGGCTGCGCGTGCTCGAAGCCGAAGCGGATCGCCTGCTGCTTGAAATGCACCGCGAGCTCTATTCCGGCAAGCTCGATGCCGCCGACATGTTCCTGCTCAAGGAATTCTTCGAGATCTTGGAAAAAGCCATCGACCGCTGCCGCGAAGCCGGCGTCGTCGCTTATCAAATCGTCCTTAAAAACTCCTGAGGCCAAGCCGATGCTGACCCTCTTGCTGCTGGTGATCTTCGCCGCACTGGTCTTCGAGTTCATCAACGGGTTTCACGACACCGCCAACTCGATCGCCACCGTCGTCGCCACCAAAGTGCTGAGCCCGGGCAAAGCAGTGATGCTGGCCGCCTCGATGAATCTCGTGGGTGCCTTCTTCGGCACCGCGGTGGCCAAAACGATCTCGTCGGGCCTGATCGACGCCGACGTGGTGCAAGTGACGTCGCAAGTCATTCTCTGTGCACTGATGGGTGGCATCACCTGGAATCTGATCACCTGGTG encodes:
- a CDS encoding error-prone DNA polymerase, which gives rise to MAGLLEPEAQPQTLPEYAELHCLSDFSFLRGVSSAQALFERAQQCGYQALAITDECSLSGIVRAWEASQATGVRLITGAQFALQCGLRFVLLVRDAQGYARLCALITQGRRAGTKGSYLLHRADVEKLFEGQPDSGVFALWLPSLQALPTEGTWLRKVFGPDAYIAIELHRDRDDHARLVQLLGVSVRLGLTAVACGDVHMALRSDRALQDVVTAIRVGQSLDECGAHLFRNGERHLRSRRALGNIYPPKLLQATVDLAARCVFDLKRDIRYAYPRELVPEGETATSHLRRLTEAGMRRRWPEGVPTAVRDTIEAELALIAELAYEPFFLTVADIVRFAESRGILCQGRGSSANSAVCYALGITAVNPVETRLLMARFLSKARDEPPDIDVDFEHERREEVLQYIYNKYGRDRAALAATVICYRGRSAVRDVARAFGLPEEQCSRLSGCHGWGRTDTPMDDRLREAGFDPGSPLIQRIVRMTAALKGHPRHLSQHVGGFVISEASLSTVVPVENAAMADRTIIQWDKDDLNTMGLLKVDCLALGMLTCIRKAFDLCARHRGRSLSLATIPREDPQTYAMAQRADTIGVFQIESRAQMSMLPRLKPATFYDLVVQVAIVRPGPIQGGMVHPYLRRRMGREVPTYPSKGVEAILKQTLGVPLFQEQVMELVMHAGYSPCEADNLRRSMAAWRRGGDMEPHRLRIRDLMRAQGYDDVFIEQIFEQIKGFGSYGFPQSHAASFAKLVYASCWLKRHEPAAFACALLNAQPMGFYSPSQIIQDARRGSPERAPVQVLPVDVQFSEVDYSLVDDADGQGEDSAQPAIRVGLRAIIGLSMAQAEAIVAARAQGPFRHVEDLCRRSGLDARGRELLAEAGALRSLVRHRNEARWAMWGIEKATPLLDHSPAETEVRLVAPDGVDETLADYRSMGLTLAKHPMALLRRVLDKQRVLSSQAVQQRAHGGYVRVAGLVTMRQRPVTANGTTFVTLEDEFGLVNIVVWPAHAARQRRELLASNLMVVYGRWEKVDGVCHVIAGQLHDQSELLGRLRVASRDFH
- the lexA gene encoding transcriptional repressor LexA; its protein translation is MTTDLTPRQREVLAWIQAHIDTEGVPPSLQQIADAFGFAQACAAHKHVKRLQAQGYLEVRANEARGIRLSKTRRTPSRLKVREDRLHLPVLGRVAAGAPIGADADVHRHVLLDRALFSQAPDYLLRVQGDSMRDDGIFEGDLVAVRRASDARNGQVVVARIDGEITIKRLERSVDHIRLLPRNPDYPPIEIPPGSDFAIEGLYCGLVRPE
- a CDS encoding MBL fold metallo-hydrolase; this translates as MSEWQLRLHGVGNASAGPALGSAMCTIEKDGAPWLTIDCGPEGLTHFVETHGEMPLAVFITHTHLDHVGGFERFFVDSYFNPARRGQVRVYCPVTVVPLLHKRVADYPNVLAEGGANFWDAFQLIPVGDAFWHEGVRLQVFPVRHHWPDSAYGLRLPGSLVWTGDTRPIPEMLKAFADQGELIAHDCALHGNPSHTGVEDFEAAYDPETQKRCVLYHYASVEEADALAARGHRVARQGEVIALSAPGG
- the imuA gene encoding translesion DNA synthesis-associated protein ImuA, which encodes MAQLASIPELLADRRVWHAGQQQLPGPEGEGTGFAALDAVLPQGGWPRNALSELLLPGDGVGELSLLAPLVARVTRAGGEVALVAPPYVPYAPAWQAMGVDLKHLHLIEADAKHALWAFEQTLRSGCCQVVVGWPQAADMASLRRLQVAADSGACMGFALRDRKHLQNPSPAALRLECVAPHVWAVRKCKGAAAPQAVVQC
- a CDS encoding Y-family DNA polymerase, with translation MLWACIHLPRLALDAVLRQVPDPTLPVALVEGHAQSRLIHSVNAVAEAGGIAAGMRLATAQAILPDLKCVPYDAASESKWQQFLAAWAYRHSSQVSTLWPNAIVLEVKASFQLFGPWPVIESRLRSELSELGFEHRIAMAPVARAAHVFAQLQDGFAVPDEDVMLRALNQVPVECAGLPDKTAERLKQTGIRKLGQVMALPADGLRRRVGSEVPELLAKMRGQAFESLPLYAPPDHFDARVELDYEVSAQQALLFPMRRLIQDLAVHLSIRDGGVQHFLLRLEHEGQGRHTDMQVGLITAEREASMLFDIAKSRLERVRIPAPVVGLRLIARELPAFTPSVRDLFDLKNSCTMPWPQLRERLRARLGDTAVHRLAAADDPRPERAWMRVQGVQDAACMKKAPPRPPRPLWLLQRPIPLRESNPRILSGPERLESGWWDGEDARRDYYVLETRMGQRAWAFTVPGEQAHWMLHGWFA
- a CDS encoding VOC family protein; amino-acid sequence: MSTQIFINLPVADLPKSVAFYEALGFKRNPQFSDDSAACIVISDTIYVMLLVHARFKDFTPKDVCDTSQSVEVLLSLSCDSRERVDEMVATALAHGGTTYDKPEDLGFMYSHSFLDLDGHGWGVLHMSGMPAQ